The proteins below are encoded in one region of Aequorivita iocasae:
- a CDS encoding DHH family phosphoesterase: MNKDTTEAVRKLLTSPQKVVIVGHKNPDGDAVGSCLGLSFFLKSLGHSTTVIMPNDFPDFLKWLPGCDEIIIYEKEVQKIGGIFDKADLIFTLDFNSLDRVGGELQAVLENATAKFVMIDHHQQPADYAIATYSDVKMSSTSEMVYHFMDALGEADKLSKEIAVNLYTGIMTDTGSFRFSSTSPTTHRVAAKLIEAGAESAIINQNVYDTNSPERMKLLGVALNNLTILPELHTAYITMTQKELDDHNFKKGDTEGFVNYALSVKGVVFAVIFIENKQENIVKISFRSKGNFSVNDFARNHYNGGGHINAAGGKSSQDLNKTISEFISILPRYKNALKDAS; encoded by the coding sequence ATGAATAAAGACACTACTGAAGCAGTTAGAAAACTCTTGACTTCCCCACAAAAAGTTGTAATTGTGGGACATAAAAACCCTGATGGGGATGCGGTTGGCTCGTGTTTGGGACTTTCCTTTTTTCTGAAAAGTTTGGGCCACAGCACAACGGTAATAATGCCGAACGATTTTCCAGATTTTTTAAAATGGCTGCCAGGTTGTGATGAAATCATTATTTATGAAAAAGAAGTTCAGAAAATTGGCGGAATATTTGACAAGGCCGATTTAATTTTCACTTTGGACTTTAACAGTTTAGACAGAGTGGGCGGCGAATTACAAGCTGTTTTGGAAAACGCAACCGCAAAATTTGTGATGATAGACCATCACCAACAACCTGCAGATTATGCTATTGCAACTTATAGTGATGTAAAAATGAGTTCCACTTCCGAAATGGTCTATCATTTTATGGACGCATTGGGAGAGGCTGATAAACTTTCAAAGGAAATTGCCGTAAATCTCTACACAGGAATCATGACCGATACGGGTTCATTCCGCTTCTCGTCCACCAGCCCCACCACGCACAGAGTAGCTGCCAAATTGATTGAAGCCGGTGCCGAAAGTGCCATTATAAACCAAAATGTTTATGATACCAACAGTCCAGAAAGGATGAAGCTTTTAGGGGTAGCTTTAAACAATTTGACAATTCTGCCTGAATTACACACGGCTTATATAACTATGACCCAAAAAGAACTGGACGACCACAATTTTAAAAAAGGCGATACCGAAGGTTTTGTAAATTATGCGCTTTCTGTAAAAGGGGTTGTTTTTGCGGTTATTTTCATAGAAAATAAACAGGAAAATATTGTAAAAATTTCCTTTAGGAGTAAAGGAAATTTCTCTGTGAATGATTTTGCGCGTAACCATTACAACGGCGGCGGTCACATTAATGCTGCGGGCGGGAAAAGTTCACAGGACCTTAACAAAACAATATCTGAATTTATTAGTATCTTGCCCCGTTATAAAAACGCACTCAAAGATGCCTCTTAA
- the gldI gene encoding gliding motility-associated peptidyl-prolyl isomerase GldI: MPLKLFNILFFLAIIVSCKSPEARRPVQSNSGTFIKESAERNKKIYDEEKIFIEKLMAKDSTNNYISSEQGFWYYYNTRDTTNTEMPDMGDIVKFTYDIKDLNGSVIVSEKENGLQQYKVDQSNQELISGVREGIKLMKEGETVTFLFPSYKAFGYYGIEEKLGTNIPVQSTITLHSIEQSNEN; the protein is encoded by the coding sequence ATGCCTCTTAAGCTGTTTAATATTTTATTTTTTTTAGCAATAATTGTTTCCTGCAAAAGCCCCGAAGCCAGACGCCCCGTGCAAAGTAACTCTGGAACTTTCATTAAGGAATCTGCCGAACGCAATAAGAAAATCTATGACGAGGAGAAAATTTTTATTGAAAAATTAATGGCCAAAGACTCCACCAACAACTATATTTCTTCTGAGCAGGGATTTTGGTACTATTACAACACACGGGATACCACAAACACCGAAATGCCAGATATGGGCGATATTGTAAAATTCACTTATGATATAAAAGACCTTAATGGCAGCGTAATTGTTTCAGAAAAAGAAAATGGCCTTCAACAATATAAAGTGGACCAAAGCAACCAAGAGTTAATATCAGGAGTTCGTGAAGGCATAAAACTCATGAAGGAAGGTGAGACAGTAACCTTTCTTTTTCCATCCTACAAAGCTTTTGGCTATTATGGGATCGAAGAAAAACTCGGCACCAATATTCCGGTGCAGAGCACTATAACTTTACACTCAATTGAACAATCAAACGAAAATTAA
- a CDS encoding nucleoside-diphosphate kinase — MRTDRTFTMLKPDAVEKGHIGAILEKINASGFRIVAMKLTQMTTADAKEFYAVHSERPFYGELVEYMTRGPIVAAILEKENAVEDFRTLIGATNPADAAEGTIRKLYAASIGENAVHGSDSDENAAIEGAFHFAGREMF, encoded by the coding sequence ATGAGAACAGACAGAACATTTACAATGTTAAAGCCAGATGCGGTCGAAAAAGGACACATAGGCGCCATTCTTGAAAAAATTAACGCTTCAGGTTTTAGAATCGTAGCGATGAAACTTACCCAAATGACTACTGCAGACGCAAAAGAATTTTACGCGGTGCACAGTGAGCGCCCATTTTACGGCGAATTGGTAGAATATATGACCCGCGGTCCAATCGTTGCGGCTATTCTTGAAAAAGAAAATGCGGTGGAGGATTTCCGCACTTTAATTGGTGCAACCAACCCAGCCGATGCTGCCGAAGGTACCATCCGTAAATTATACGCAGCTTCTATTGGTGAAAACGCCGTTCACGGAAGTGATAGCGATGAAAACGCAGCTATTGAAGGTGCTTTCCATTTTGCAGGTCGCGAAATGTTTTAA
- a CDS encoding DUF721 domain-containing protein, whose product MAKRHAENISIGDALKEFIGANRLEKGLDKVNAKEAWDVVMGAAISKYTTDIKLDCDTLYVQLSSSVLREELSYGKEKIIKLLNEELGKELIAKLILR is encoded by the coding sequence ATGGCAAAAAGACACGCAGAAAACATATCAATTGGAGATGCTTTAAAAGAATTTATTGGCGCAAACCGCTTGGAAAAAGGTTTGGACAAAGTGAATGCCAAAGAAGCTTGGGATGTGGTAATGGGCGCCGCAATATCAAAATATACAACAGATATTAAATTGGACTGCGATACTTTATATGTTCAGCTTTCATCTTCCGTTTTGCGAGAGGAATTAAGTTATGGGAAAGAAAAAATCATTAAACTTTTAAATGAGGAATTGGGCAAGGAATTGATTGCTAAATTGATTCTACGCTAA